From a region of the Mercurialis annua linkage group LG1-X, ddMerAnnu1.2, whole genome shotgun sequence genome:
- the LOC126674676 gene encoding cation/H(+) antiporter 11-like has product MASHSAFVSMVDKGKNTSQSEILTWTCYRTIPSSISSEGAIVEKNAIHFLKYPLPLLELQIGLICILHHTIHLFLGRFGITELVSQIITGIILGPAFLGRLDFMRKYIFPHESQDLVFTAAAYVGFHIFIFLTTVKLDLGKTLRTSKLVIFSGLGNVILPLILGLGLTNIYKNKVKDDAFINEAINVAIMQSFSTFSIIANVLEELKILNSEIGRLVLSSTLVGDILGIVLLIMVTTVVQRKVERVYIDGLAVIVFIMAACLLRPILVRVIRRTPQGSPVNSTCIYIIMAIVMLAQGYFQFFHQYLNVGAAILGFAVPAGPPLGSAFVEKFETFITKVLMPVAVVQAVMRADLTLIFTRFPRFEFYLILGLLIFGSKFGVSLIASLCADIPLNDSFLYAAVMTCRGVVEISTYVMARDTKTIGEEVYAILIFSVLISSAFASIIVKCNYDPARKYAGYQTRNIMSLKPKSHLRILTCIHKPDHVTSTISLLDAFHPASDKPMDVCAVHLIQLIGRATPVLLSHQKQNRLVDHRSQNVILAFTLYQQNNWDSVSLSSFTAISKPKIMNEDISTLALDKLTSLILLPLHRQWTIHGGIKSEDKDIRTVNCKVLEKAPCSVGIFFDRGKLGRPLLSTEAPRPSLSICMIFLGGGDDREALALARRIVKDSKIRLTVLHLVPEGKVMDQSEEDEDKMIDSWALKDVIKNQNEFFSNIVYKEKIVKDGPATALELHSIVDDYDLFMLGRRHNEKSPQTVGISEWTELSELGIIGDLFASKDLHSRAAVLVVQKQKQVR; this is encoded by the exons ATGGCGAGCCACTCCGCCTTTGTAAGTATGGTCGATAAAGGAAAAAATACAAGCCAGTCCGAAATTTTAACATGGACTTGCTATAGAACCATTCCTTCTTCAATTAGTTCTGAAGGTGCCATTGTAGAGAAAAATGCTATTCATTTCTTGAAGTACCCTTTGCCACTTCTAGAGCTTCAAATTGGTCTCATTTGCATTTTACATCATACAATACATTTATTCCTCGGCCGTTTTGGAATTACTGAACTTGTCTCACAAATTATT ACGGGAATAATTCTTGGTCCAGCATTTCTTGGAAGATTGGATTTTatgagaaaatatatatttcctCATGAGAGTCAAGATTTAGTATTTACAGCGGCAGCATATGTTGGATTCCATATCTTTATATTCTTGACTACAGTAAAGCTTGATTTAGGAAAAACACTAAGAACAAGCAAATTGGTGATATTCAGCGGCCTCGGAAATGTCATATTACCTTTAATTCTTGGTCTAGGTCTCACCaacatttataaaaacaaaGTAAAAGATGATGCATTTATTAACGAAGCAATAAATGTAGCTATCATGCAATCTTTCTCTACATTTTCAATCATAGCAAATGTTCTTGAAGAACTCAAGATTTTAAACTCGGAGATTGGACGATTAGTACTTTCTTCGACGTTGGTCGGTGATATATTGGGTATAGTCCTTTTGATTATGGTTACAACCGTTGTGCAACGCAAAGTAGAAAGAGTTTACATCGATGGTTTAGCCGTCATTGTTTTTATTATGGCGGCTTGTTTGTTACGGCCGATATTGGTGAGGGTAATTAGACGTACTCCTCAAGGTTCGCCGGTCAATTCGACATGCATTTATATTATTATGGCAATAGTAATGCTAGCTCAAGGTTatttccaattttttcaccAATATTTAAACGTAGGGGCGGCTATTCTAGGCTTTGCTGTTCCGGCTGGTCCGCCGTTAGGATCCGCTTTCGTagaaaaatttgaaactttCATAACGAAAGTCTTAATGCCAGTTGCGGTTGTTCAAGCCGTAATGAGAGCTGATCTAACCCTAATTTTTACTAGATTCCCAAGATTTGAATTCTACCTGATTTTGGGATTATTAATTTTCGGATCCAAATTCGGAGTTTCTCTAATAGCTTCCTTGTGTGCCGATATTCCATTGAATGATTCGTTTTTATATGCTGCGGTTATGACTTGTAGAGGCGTAGTTGAGATTAGCACGTACGTGATGGCAAGAGATACTAAG ACTATAGGAGAAGAGGTTTATGCAATCTTAATCTTCAGCGTCCTCATTAGCTCAGCTTTTGCTTCAATAATTGTGAAGTGTAATTATGATCCAGCAAGAAAATATGCAGGCTATCAGACAAGGAACATTATGAGTTTAAAGCCTAAATCACACCTTCGAATTCTCACATGTATTCACAAACCTGATCATGTAACTTCAACGATAAGTCTGCTCGATGCTTTTCATCCGGCTAGCGACAAACCAATGGATGTTTGCGCCGTTCATCTAATTCAATTAATTGGCCGAGCAACACCGGTTCTTTTATCCCATCAAAAGCAGAATCGACTAGTCGACCACCGATCTCAAAATGTAATCCTTGCGTTTACTCTATATCAACAAAATAACTGGGATAGTGTATCTTTATCTTCCTTTACGGCAATAAGTAAACCTAAGATAATGAATGAAGATATTTCGACACTCGCACTCGACAAGCTCACGTCGCTTATACTGCTTCCCCTTCATCGACAATGGACTATTCATGGAGGAATTAAATCGGAAGATAAAGATATAAGAACCGTAAATTGTAAAGTTCTTGAAAAGGCTCCGTGTTCTGTGGGTATATTTTTTGACCGCGGAAAACTTGGGCGTCCATTGTTATCCACGGAAGCACCAAGGCCTTCTCTCTCTATATGTATGATTTTCTTAGGAGGTGGAGATGATCGCGAGGCATTGGCGTTAGCTAGACGAATAGTTAAGGACTCAAAAATACGTTTAACGGTCTTACATCTTGTACCAGAGGGCAAAGTCATGGACCAGTCGGAGGAAGATGAGGATAAGATGATCGATTCTTGGGCATTGAAGGACGTGATCAAGAACCAAAATGAGtttttttcaaatattgtaTATAAAGAGAAAATTGTGAAAGACGGACCGGCAACTGCACTGGAACTTCATTCCATAGTCGATGATTATGATCTTTTTATGCTTGGGAGACGACATAACGAAAAATCACCTCAAACAGTAGGTATATCAGAATGGACCGAGCTTTCAGAATTGGGAATTATTGGAGATTTGTTTGCTTCCAAGGATCTTCATAGTAGAGCTGCTGTTTTGGTGGTGCAAAAACAAAAACAGGTTAGGTAG
- the LOC126674694 gene encoding cation/H(+) antiporter 4-like, with translation MKYNVYPIESHVTLRTLAVISINIFMFLAAVKMDVGMALTTGKKAMSIGVLCALTPYICGAIYAITQKHNIFENYRELAVFLEVVQIQSITPFPVVSYTIDQLKITNSELGRLGLSAALVADVYSIIIALISSFYKGGSKRYFIAFASFLLLAAFIIRPMMLWVSRRTPTGTPVRSAYISIILVLAFLSGLFSFEFHEGPYVGPFILGFTVPAGPPLGSSLVEKFETVSFGFLLPILTAISMLNVDLFLISSEFTKIHLYLAVIVILFAVKLIACFIPSLFCKLPIIDSVALAFILSCKGVIELTATAVLNDKEIVSQELLSLIALFILFSSVFFPVLVKYLYDPSRKYAGYEERNISCLKPQSELRIVTCIRKPDDITSVKKFLRSTYPTKESPIAVYVLHLIELMGRTTPIFITHRKQKPGSNHISENVIMSFDNYQQYNWDAVSVDTFTAISPPKFMHEDICTLALDKLTSLILIPFHPKFTIHEAAGSENLLRVRNLTRRVLDRTPCSVGIFFDRSKCNHQHIKASTNSFQALCVIFLGGSDDREALALARRMAKNSIASLTVVHLISNTEEDDTADWEEKILNADLIEDVIDDVKQSNIDNKESIVTYKEHKVNDGPDTALLVHTLANDYDLFLVGRRDGIESPQTRGLSQWSELPELGILGDFLVSNDLHSEASVLVVQKQKQKKYLE, from the exons ATGAAATACAACGTATACCCTATAGAGAGCCATGTCACACTCCGAACCTTAGCAGTGATCAGCATCAATATCTTTATGTTTCTAGCGGCAGTAAAGATGGATGTTGGGATGGCACTTACGACAGGAAAAAAGGCTATGTCAATTGGTGTTTTATGTGCACTAACTCCATATATATGTGGGGCAATTTACGCAATCACCcaaaaacataatatttttgaaaactaTAGGGAGTTAGCTGTATTCTTAGAAGTCGTACAGATTCAATCAATCACTCCCTTTCCTGTTGTTTCCTACACAATAGACCAACTCAAAATAACGAATTCCGAACTCGGACGTCTTGGACTTTCGGCGGCTTTAGTTGCGGATGTGTACTCTATCATAATAGCATTAATTTCATCATTCTACAAGGGAGGCAGTAAGAGATACTTCATAGCATTTGCCAGCTTTCTTTTACTGGCAGCATTTATCATAAGACCAATGATGCTTTGGGTGAGTCGACGGACTCCGACGGGAACTCCGGTTAGAAGTGCATACATTAGCATCATCCTCGTGTTAGCATTCTTGTCCGGCCTGTTTTCCTTTGAGTTTCATGAGGGACCGTACGTTGGTCCCTTTATTCTGGGTTTCACGGTACCAGCAGGACCTCCATTAGGATCTTCTTTAGTAGAAAAGTTCGAAACTGTTTCTTTCGGGTTTCTTCTTCCAATCCTAACTGCTATATCGATGTTGAATGTCGATTTGTTCTTGATCTCGTCGGAATTTACCAAGATACATCTTTACCTGGCTGTTATAGTCATACTTTTTGCTGTCAAGTTGATTGCGTGTTTCATCCCTTCGTTGTTCTGCAAGCTGCCGATAATTGATTCGGTGGCGCTCGCTTTCATTTTGAGCTGCAAAGGTGTGATTGAGCTAACAGCAACTGCTGTTCTCAACGACAAAGAG ATTGTCAGTCAAGAGCTTCTGTCCCTTATTGCTTTATTCATCCTCTTTAGCTCAGTCTTCTTCCCAGTTCTTGTCAAATATCTCTATGACCCGTCACGGAAATATGCAGGGTATGAAGAGAGGAACATTTCCTGTTTAAAGCCTCAATCTGAGCTCCGAATTGTCACGTGCATTAGAAAACCCGACGACATAACTTCTGTCAAGAAATTTCTTAGATCTACGTATCCTACAAAAGAAAGCCCTATCGCAGTTTATGTCCTTCACCTCATCGAGCTAATGGGTCGAACAACCCCGATTTTCATAACTCACCGAAAGCAAAAACCAGGTTCGAACCACATTTCTGAAAATGTCATCATGTCTTTTGATAACTACCAGCAGTATAATTGGGATGCAGTATCCGTAGATACCTTCACAGCAATATCTCCACCTAAGTTCATGCACGAAGACATATGCACACTCGCTCTCGATAAACTCACATCCCTTATATTAATCCCGTTCCATCCAAAGTTCACAATTCATGAAGCTGCAGGGTCTGAAAATCTCCTCAGAGTTAGGAACCTTACGCGCAGAGTCCTCGACAGAACCCCTTGCTCTGTCGGGATATTCTTTGATCGCAGCAAATGTAATCACCAACACATCAAAGCATCAACAAACTCATTTCAAGCCTTGTGTGTGATCTTTTTGGGAGGCAGCGATGATCGAGAGGCCTTGGCCTTAGCAAGGCGCATGGCCAAGAACTCGATAGCAAGTCTAACAGTCGTCCATTTGATATCCAACACAGAGGAGGATGATACTGCTGACTGGGAAGAAAAAATCCTGAATGCTGATTTGATTGAAGATGTTATTGATGATGTTAAGCAAAGTAACATTGATAACAAAGAATCAATTGTCACATACAAAGAGCATAAAGTGAACGACGGACCAGATACCGCATTGTTAGTTCATACATTAGCGAATGACTACGATCTTTTTCTAGTCGGAAGACGAGACGGAATTGAATCTCCTCAAACAAGGGGGCTATCTCAATGGAGTGAACTTCCAGAATTGGGTATTTTGGGCGACTTTCTTGTTTCAAATGATCTTCATAGTGAAGCTTCAGTTTTAGTTGtgcagaaacaaaaacaaaagaaatactTAGAATAG